One stretch of Musicola paradisiaca NCPPB 2511 DNA includes these proteins:
- a CDS encoding 5-oxoprolinase subunit C family protein has translation MQINVIKPGLATSVQDGGREGFYHLGIPPSGGLDQYSLRLANLLVGNAADAAVLEMTLLGPELQFAGEATVAVSGARMKPVLDGMEMPLDTAFAVRAGQVLRFGPASAGCRAYLAVAGGIAVPEALGSRSTYTLGALGGYQGRRLAANDALPLGTAAYPSRAGTTVPADCLPVLEKSVTLRMVPGLYIHRLTPAAVARFFADEWTVGTEADRIGYRLKGGAPLAFEPRTPPFGAGSDPSNIVDACYPIGSVQVPGGLEPIILLRDAVSGGGYMTLGTVISVDLDIVGQLQPHHRVRFVPVTMEQALAARQHYQRRLARLAHLLTH, from the coding sequence ATGCAGATTAATGTCATCAAACCGGGGTTGGCGACGTCGGTGCAGGACGGCGGCCGTGAAGGGTTTTACCATCTGGGCATTCCGCCGTCCGGCGGGCTGGATCAATACTCGCTGCGGCTTGCCAATCTGCTGGTGGGTAACGCAGCGGATGCGGCGGTGCTGGAAATGACGCTACTGGGGCCGGAGCTACAGTTCGCCGGCGAGGCAACCGTCGCGGTCAGCGGCGCGCGCATGAAACCGGTGCTGGACGGTATGGAGATGCCGCTGGATACCGCCTTTGCCGTGCGTGCCGGCCAGGTGCTGCGTTTCGGGCCCGCATCGGCGGGCTGCCGGGCTTATCTGGCGGTGGCGGGCGGTATTGCGGTGCCGGAAGCGTTGGGCAGCCGTTCCACCTATACCTTGGGCGCGTTGGGCGGTTATCAGGGACGGCGGCTGGCGGCCAATGATGCGTTGCCGCTAGGAACCGCGGCTTACCCGTCGAGAGCGGGAACCACGGTGCCGGCGGATTGCCTGCCGGTGCTGGAGAAGTCGGTGACGCTGCGCATGGTGCCCGGTTTGTATATCCATCGGCTGACGCCGGCGGCGGTCGCGCGTTTTTTTGCCGATGAGTGGACGGTCGGCACCGAAGCAGACCGCATCGGCTATCGCCTCAAGGGCGGCGCGCCGCTGGCGTTCGAACCACGCACGCCGCCGTTTGGCGCCGGTTCCGACCCGTCGAATATCGTCGATGCCTGTTATCCCATCGGGTCGGTGCAGGTGCCGGGCGGGTTGGAGCCGATCATTTTGTTGCGCGACGCGGTCTCCGGCGGCGGGTATATGACGCTGGGGACGGTGATTAGCGTCGATCTGGATATCGTCGGGCAACTGCAACCCCATCATCGGGTGCGTTTCGTGCCGGTGACGATGGAGCAGGCGCTGGCGGCGCGCCAGCATTATCAGCGCCGACTGGCGCGACTGGCGCATTTGTTGACTCACTGA
- a CDS encoding acetyl-CoA carboxylase, giving the protein MKNYEVCSPLPGIFYRQPAPDAPLFIQENQPVSANTVIGLIEVMKQFSEVYAEQDGELISFCVNNGDALEPGQVIAIIKTDR; this is encoded by the coding sequence ATGAAAAATTATGAAGTCTGCTCTCCTTTGCCGGGTATTTTTTATCGTCAACCCGCGCCGGATGCGCCGCTGTTTATTCAGGAGAATCAACCGGTCAGTGCCAATACGGTTATTGGGCTGATTGAAGTGATGAAACAGTTTAGTGAAGTTTATGCTGAGCAGGACGGTGAATTGATTTCTTTCTGCGTAAATAACGGCGATGCGCTCGAACCGGGCCAGGTAATAGCCATCATAAAAACCGATAGATAA
- a CDS encoding MarR family winged helix-turn-helix transcriptional regulator has product MKTRADTAYEQWRRERPDIDPFPMRVTGRLFEAALRLERDNLNPLFARHELRPGEFDVLATLRRAGAPYALTPTQLYEALLISSGGMTNRLDRLEQAKLVERRRNPQDRRGTLVVLTDKGFDVMEALLERHVENERQLLSSLSEEEQRLLDGLLAKLLAGLPTA; this is encoded by the coding sequence ATGAAAACTCGCGCTGATACCGCCTATGAACAATGGCGACGTGAACGACCGGATATCGACCCGTTTCCGATGCGGGTCACTGGCAGGCTCTTCGAAGCTGCGCTGCGTCTGGAACGGGATAACCTCAACCCGCTGTTTGCCCGGCACGAGCTGCGCCCCGGTGAATTTGACGTGCTGGCGACGTTGCGCCGCGCCGGCGCGCCCTATGCGCTGACGCCGACACAGTTGTACGAAGCATTGTTGATCTCGTCCGGCGGCATGACCAACCGTCTCGACCGCCTGGAACAGGCGAAACTGGTAGAACGACGCCGTAATCCGCAGGATCGACGCGGCACGTTGGTGGTGCTGACCGACAAAGGGTTTGATGTTATGGAGGCGCTGCTGGAACGGCATGTGGAGAATGAACGACAGTTGCTGTCGTCGCTGAGCGAAGAAGAGCAGCGGCTGCTGGATGGACTGCTCGCCAAACTGCTCGCCGGTTTACCCACGGCATAA
- a CDS encoding LysR family transcriptional regulator: MITLRQIRYFVATAEMGQISQAAIQLNISQSAVTTAIQELEGMLGKALFQRSVHGMTLTENGNYFLNHAYAILRSVDDATNIPLTDDRMKGSLNMAASYTVMGYFLPFHLQRLSYGFPHLTLNLNERERSDIERGLLDRSLDLSLVLTANLTHPAITAETLFNSERRLWLPSRHPLCDQPEVSLADVANEPFIMLTVDEADHSAMRYWEQSGHRPKVMLRTSSVEAVRSMVANGLGVAILSDLVYRPWSLEGRRIETRSLTDRVHPMSVGLAWYRDADFTPAMQAIREYFRNVFLTPQLASTRR; encoded by the coding sequence ATGATTACGCTGCGTCAGATTCGCTACTTCGTCGCCACCGCCGAGATGGGGCAGATCTCTCAGGCCGCCATTCAACTCAACATTTCGCAATCCGCGGTCACTACCGCGATTCAGGAGCTGGAGGGCATGCTGGGCAAAGCGTTGTTCCAGCGTTCAGTGCACGGCATGACGCTGACGGAAAATGGGAACTACTTTCTCAACCACGCCTACGCCATCCTGCGCAGCGTCGACGACGCCACCAACATTCCGCTCACCGACGACCGGATGAAAGGGTCGCTAAACATGGCCGCCAGCTATACCGTGATGGGTTACTTCCTGCCCTTCCATCTGCAACGCCTGTCCTATGGTTTTCCCCACCTCACCCTCAATCTGAATGAACGGGAACGCAGCGATATCGAACGGGGGTTGCTCGACCGCTCGCTGGATCTGTCGCTGGTGCTGACCGCCAACCTGACTCACCCCGCCATCACCGCCGAGACGTTGTTCAACTCAGAGCGCCGCCTGTGGCTGCCCAGCCGCCATCCGTTGTGCGACCAACCGGAGGTCAGCCTGGCGGATGTGGCGAACGAACCCTTTATCATGCTGACCGTCGATGAAGCGGATCACAGCGCCATGCGCTATTGGGAACAGAGCGGGCACCGCCCGAAAGTGATGCTGCGCACCAGTTCCGTGGAGGCGGTACGCAGCATGGTGGCGAATGGGCTGGGCGTGGCGATCCTGTCGGATCTGGTGTACCGCCCCTGGTCGCTGGAGGGACGGCGGATTGAAACCCGCTCGCTGACGGATCGGGTACACCCGATGAGCGTCGGGCTGGCCTGGTATCGCGACGCCGACTTCACGCCGGCGATGCAGGCCATCAGGGAGTATTTCCGTAATGTCTTTTTGACGCCGCAGTTGGCGTCGACGCGGCGTTAA
- a CDS encoding acetyl-CoA carboxylase biotin carboxylase subunit: MHQPIKKLLIANRGEIAVRIIHAARNLGIATVAACSEADADALPARLADEVCILGPARADQSYLNQDALLRAAQTHGVDAIHPGYGFLAENAAFAEAVEQAGLIFVGPTAETIRLMGDKAMARRTAQAAGVPVVPGSDALHSLEDAKRCAQEIGYPLLVKAAAGGGGRGIRVVRNADELAREFPIAQSEARAAFGSGEVYLERFIQHARHIEVQILGDGEQAVHLYERECSLQRRRQKVFEEAPSAALNTQQREALCLSALQLARQLRYRSAGTLEYLYDAERDAFYFIEMNTRIQVEHPVTEMVTGIDLVQWMLRIAGGEPLGLRQQDIVLSGCACEMRINAEDPARNFFPCPGVVEKIVWPQGDGIRIDSHLFNGYKVPPYYDSLLAKLVVYGEDRPQTLNRAEQALRQLRISGVTTTQSLHQWLLADSRLRAGRFDTTSLEQWLLADDSQPVQVCRGGR; encoded by the coding sequence ATGCATCAGCCGATCAAAAAACTGCTTATTGCCAACCGGGGCGAGATCGCCGTTCGTATCATTCATGCCGCCCGCAACCTGGGAATTGCCACCGTGGCGGCGTGCAGCGAGGCGGATGCCGATGCGCTGCCGGCGCGTCTGGCGGATGAAGTCTGTATTTTAGGGCCGGCACGGGCTGACCAGAGCTATCTGAATCAGGACGCACTGCTGCGGGCGGCGCAGACGCACGGCGTCGACGCCATTCATCCGGGGTATGGTTTTCTTGCTGAAAACGCCGCCTTCGCCGAAGCGGTGGAGCAGGCCGGTCTGATTTTCGTCGGCCCGACGGCGGAGACGATCCGCCTGATGGGGGATAAAGCGATGGCGCGCCGCACCGCGCAGGCGGCGGGGGTGCCGGTGGTGCCCGGTTCCGATGCGCTGCACTCGCTGGAGGACGCAAAGCGCTGCGCGCAGGAGATCGGCTATCCGCTGTTGGTCAAGGCGGCGGCGGGCGGCGGTGGCCGCGGTATCCGGGTGGTGCGCAACGCCGATGAGCTGGCGCGGGAGTTTCCGATCGCCCAGAGTGAAGCCCGGGCGGCGTTTGGCAGCGGCGAGGTGTATCTGGAACGGTTTATTCAGCATGCCCGTCATATCGAGGTACAGATCCTGGGGGATGGCGAACAGGCCGTGCACCTGTACGAACGCGAGTGCTCGTTGCAGCGTCGTCGGCAGAAAGTGTTCGAGGAGGCGCCGTCCGCCGCGCTGAACACGCAGCAGCGCGAGGCGCTGTGTCTGAGCGCGTTGCAACTGGCGCGGCAGTTGCGCTACCGCAGCGCCGGTACGCTGGAATATCTGTACGACGCCGAACGCGACGCCTTCTATTTCATCGAGATGAACACCCGTATTCAGGTGGAGCACCCGGTGACGGAAATGGTCACTGGCATCGATCTGGTGCAGTGGATGCTGCGCATTGCCGGCGGTGAACCGCTCGGTTTACGTCAGCAGGATATCGTGTTGTCGGGCTGCGCCTGCGAAATGCGCATCAACGCCGAAGATCCGGCGCGCAACTTCTTTCCCTGCCCCGGCGTAGTGGAAAAGATTGTCTGGCCGCAGGGCGACGGGATCCGTATCGACAGCCATCTGTTCAACGGCTACAAGGTGCCGCCGTATTACGATTCGCTGCTGGCCAAATTGGTGGTCTACGGCGAGGATCGCCCACAGACGCTCAACCGTGCCGAGCAGGCGCTGCGACAACTACGGATTAGCGGCGTCACCACCACCCAATCGTTGCATCAATGGTTATTGGCGGACTCGCGCCTGCGCGCCGGCCGGTTTGATACCACCTCGCTGGAACAATGGCTGCTGGCCGACGATAGCCAGCCCGTTCAGGTTTGCCGGGGAGGACGCTGA
- a CDS encoding 5-oxoprolinase subunit PxpA yields the protein MKYEIDLNSDMGENVGPWKIGDDVDKEIMNYISSANIATGFHAGDPNIMRHTIELAKYHQVAVGAHPGFRDFVGFGRRHINVQPHEIVNDIIYQIGALREFSRLSVLPLQHVKPHGALYMHLARDRDAARLFVETLHRLDPTLRLYCMHGSMVWQEAVALQHPVICEFYGDREYDVSGSIVFTRRVEALDPQHVAARVVRACREGKVTTVEGMEINIEFDSICIHSDTPGALALIKQTREALAEANIQVCSPLRRYLSESVINK from the coding sequence ATGAAATATGAAATCGATCTGAATTCCGATATGGGCGAAAACGTTGGGCCGTGGAAAATAGGTGATGATGTTGATAAAGAAATAATGAATTACATCAGCTCGGCAAATATTGCCACCGGTTTTCATGCCGGCGATCCCAATATCATGCGGCACACCATTGAATTGGCGAAATATCATCAAGTTGCTGTTGGCGCGCATCCGGGATTCCGGGATTTCGTCGGTTTTGGTCGGCGTCATATTAATGTACAACCGCACGAAATAGTGAATGACATTATTTATCAGATCGGTGCATTACGGGAATTTTCGCGCCTGTCGGTATTGCCGTTGCAGCATGTCAAACCGCATGGCGCGCTGTATATGCATCTGGCCCGCGATCGGGATGCGGCGCGGTTGTTTGTTGAGACATTACACCGTCTCGACCCGACCTTACGCCTGTACTGCATGCACGGCTCGATGGTCTGGCAGGAAGCGGTTGCTCTGCAACACCCTGTTATTTGTGAATTTTATGGTGATAGGGAGTATGACGTCAGCGGTTCTATCGTGTTTACCCGCCGGGTTGAGGCGCTGGATCCGCAGCATGTCGCCGCCCGGGTGGTTCGTGCCTGCCGCGAGGGGAAAGTCACCACCGTCGAGGGGATGGAGATTAATATTGAATTCGACTCAATTTGTATTCATAGCGATACGCCGGGGGCATTGGCATTAATCAAACAGACGCGCGAAGCGTTGGCAGAGGCCAATATCCAAGTCTGTTCTCCTTTGCGGCGTTATTTATCTGAATCGGTTATTAATAAATAA
- a CDS encoding 5-oxoprolinase subunit B family protein, translated as MDAREIRYTFGGDEHLFAEIDEAMSLSAFFRGLAMTRALEQQAIPGVLDICLANASFQIRFNPDVVAPSALLEQVKQRELQAQHMTRLETRIIEIPVLYNDPWTHDTLMRFRDRHQEPDATDLEYAARINGYQDVAAFIEAHSGTPWFVSMVGFVAGLPFMYQMVDRPQQIQVPKYLRPRTDTPKLALGHGGCFGCIYSVRGAGGYQLFGVTPAPIYDPAQRLDYLQSSMVFFRAGDIVQFTPIDLARYQQDVSAVEAGAFSLRIRPVTFELDVFLADPAGYKHYLQGVLYAD; from the coding sequence ATGGATGCGCGCGAGATCCGTTATACCTTCGGCGGTGATGAGCATCTGTTCGCCGAGATCGACGAGGCCATGTCGTTGTCCGCGTTTTTCCGCGGGCTGGCGATGACCCGGGCGCTGGAACAGCAGGCGATCCCCGGCGTGCTGGATATTTGTCTGGCGAATGCGTCGTTTCAGATTCGTTTCAATCCGGATGTGGTGGCGCCGTCGGCGCTGCTGGAACAGGTGAAACAGCGGGAGCTTCAGGCGCAGCATATGACGCGGTTGGAGACGCGCATCATCGAAATTCCGGTGCTGTACAACGACCCCTGGACGCACGACACCTTGATGCGGTTTCGCGACCGGCATCAGGAGCCGGACGCCACGGATTTGGAATACGCCGCCCGTATCAACGGTTATCAGGATGTAGCGGCCTTTATCGAGGCGCACAGCGGTACGCCGTGGTTTGTCTCGATGGTCGGGTTCGTCGCCGGGCTGCCGTTCATGTACCAGATGGTGGATCGCCCGCAGCAGATCCAGGTGCCGAAGTACCTGCGCCCGCGTACCGATACGCCCAAACTGGCGTTGGGACACGGCGGCTGTTTCGGCTGTATCTACTCGGTACGCGGCGCGGGGGGATATCAGTTGTTCGGCGTGACGCCTGCGCCGATCTACGATCCGGCGCAGCGTCTCGACTATCTGCAATCGTCGATGGTGTTTTTCCGCGCCGGCGACATCGTACAGTTCACGCCGATCGATCTGGCGCGTTACCAGCAGGATGTCAGCGCGGTGGAGGCGGGGGCGTTCAGCCTGCGCATCCGACCGGTGACGTTTGAGCTGGATGTGTTTCTCGCCGATCCCGCCGGTTACAAACACTACCTTCAGGGGGTGCTGTATGCAGATTAA
- a CDS encoding MFS transporter → MTTTVRSGSPFFAMLTIILLGLNLRPVLAGIGPLLNQIQSATGMSDAEAGLLTTLPVFAMGLCALAGGWLQSWLGEHRGIGFGIIGIAVACLLRAWLNDAAGLLFTAALAGMGIALIQALVPSFIRHCFSTQSSRLMGLYTTAIMGGAAMAAASASPMAARIGWDGALSSWSVLATVAVIAWLITVSFQPEERRMRKVEAPLNRSWALMVFFGVGTAAYTLVLAWLPPYYVQLGVSPVRSGLLLGGLTLTEVMAGLLVSALINRFPDRRYLLLPVLALLLLGLIGLLLAPQALVIPIMLALGLGIGALFPLSLIIALDHVENAQQAGSLMGFVQGGGYLIASLMPLLAGFIRQHTHGLESAWVIMGVGVIGLMLMALRFTPRPA, encoded by the coding sequence ATGACGACCACCGTCCGTTCAGGATCACCATTTTTCGCCATGTTGACCATTATTTTGCTGGGATTGAACCTTCGCCCGGTGCTGGCGGGGATCGGGCCGCTACTGAATCAGATTCAGTCGGCGACGGGGATGAGCGATGCCGAAGCCGGTCTGCTGACCACCCTGCCGGTTTTCGCGATGGGGCTGTGCGCGCTGGCCGGCGGCTGGTTGCAGTCGTGGCTGGGCGAGCACCGCGGCATCGGCTTCGGCATTATCGGGATTGCGGTGGCCTGTCTGCTGCGCGCCTGGCTGAACGATGCGGCGGGGCTGCTGTTTACGGCGGCGCTGGCGGGTATGGGGATTGCGTTGATCCAGGCGCTGGTGCCCTCTTTCATCCGCCATTGCTTCAGTACCCAGAGCAGTCGGTTGATGGGGCTGTATACCACCGCCATCATGGGCGGTGCGGCGATGGCGGCCGCCAGTGCTTCGCCGATGGCGGCACGTATTGGCTGGGACGGCGCGTTGTCCTCCTGGAGCGTGCTGGCGACGGTGGCGGTGATAGCATGGTTGATCACCGTTTCGTTCCAGCCGGAAGAGCGCAGGATGCGGAAAGTCGAAGCGCCCCTCAACCGCAGCTGGGCGCTGATGGTTTTCTTCGGCGTAGGCACCGCCGCCTATACGCTGGTGCTGGCCTGGCTGCCGCCTTACTACGTACAACTGGGGGTGAGCCCGGTGCGTAGCGGGTTGCTGCTGGGTGGGTTGACGCTGACGGAAGTGATGGCTGGTTTGCTGGTTTCCGCGCTGATCAACCGTTTTCCTGATCGGCGTTATCTGTTGTTGCCGGTGCTGGCGCTGCTGCTGCTGGGGTTGATCGGGCTGCTGCTGGCGCCGCAGGCGCTGGTGATCCCCATCATGCTGGCATTGGGGCTGGGGATCGGCGCGTTGTTTCCACTGTCGTTGATTATCGCGCTGGATCATGTGGAAAACGCGCAACAGGCCGGATCGCTGATGGGCTTCGTGCAGGGCGGGGGCTATCTGATCGCCAGCCTGATGCCGTTGCTGGCCGGGTTTATCCGCCAGCATACCCACGGCCTGGAGAGCGCCTGGGTCATTATGGGCGTGGGGGTTATCGGCTTGATGCTGATGGCGCTGCGTTTCACGCCGCGCCCGGCTTAA